A region of the bacterium genome:
AACGCCGGAAGGATCGCCGCAATCGGCGAAACCGGCATTGATCTGCACTGGAGCAAGGATACGCTTGAAACACAGAAGGAACTTTTCGCATTTCACCTGTCTCTTGCGCGCAGGTTTGACAAACCTGTTATAATTCACACACGTGAATCTGCTCCCGAGGTCGTTCAAGTGCTCCGAGAGAGCGCTTATGGCGGTCGCGGGATATTTCACTGTTTTGACGGAAGTTCTGAAACCCTTGAATGGGCTAAGAAGAACGGATTCGGCGTTTCCTTCGCCGGAAACGTTACTTTTCCGGGCGGAGAGGCACTCAGAAGGCTCGCTTCTGCGGTGCCCGACGATCTAATTCTGGTTGAAACGGATTCGCCGTTTTTGGCGCCAAAACCCGTCAGGGGAAGCCGGAACGAACCGGCCAACGTGCTTTATGTTCTTAGCGCGGTGGCCGAGATTAAAGGATGGACCATCGAGCACGCTGGAGAAGTGATTCGGGCGAACTTTGCCCGTATTCTTTCTCCGGGCATTTCGGGTTTAACAGGTGAATAAATGGCTACAAGCAAGACGATCAATACGGATAAGTTCAAGGAAGTGCTTGTCGAGAAGCAAGCCGCCATCTCGAAGCAGATCATCGGGCTGCGCAAAAAGATAAAGAAGTCGCTCGACGAAGGGCGCGTCTACGAGCGCAATTCGGGAGATCCCGACAGCGATTTCGTAACGGAGTCCAGCGAAATCGAACGCGACGAAATGATGATACTGCAGCTTGAAAAAAACTTGCATGACATTGACGACGCCCTGAAGGCGATAGAAGGCAACTACTACGGCGAATGCCAGATGTGTGGCAAACACATCGACCCGGCGCGATTGAAGGTGATTCCTTGGGCGAAGTATTGCTATTCCTGTCAGAATTCGCTGGAAAAAAACCAGTAGGCCTCAATTGACCCGGGAAAATCAATTCAAAATCGGCGAAAACCCGCCGGGGCAGGCGCATTTTGCGCGTGCAGGCGAGGTTGCGGATCCGACGGAGCAGGTAAGCGCGCAACCGGAACCGGATTTTGAAGCGGCGGAAGCCGAAGCAAGCTGCGGCGAGCTTGTCGAAATGGAAACCGAATCCGGCTTGCCTGCCGATGAAGGCGAGGAACTTTCGCAAGCGCTGCGCAACAAGAAGGACTTGGTCGGCGCGTTTTTCGCGATTTCGGTTATCGTAGTCATCGCCGACCAGCTTGCGAAATGCCTCGCGGTCTATAAACTGGGTTATTTGCATAAGCCGTTCGACAGCTACTGGCATTTCGCCGCGGAGTACTTCACAAGATTTCGCGCATTTCCATACCGGTTCGGAACCGACGGTTACCGCGAGCCGGTTGAAGTAATAGACGGCTATTTGCGATGGCAGCTCACTACCAACACGGGCGCGGCGTTCAGCTGGTTTCGCGGCCATCCGGAGGCGCTTGCACTTGTAAGCGCGCTCCTCATCACGCTTCTTTTTATTCTGTATAGGCGGTGGGGCAAATCCAGCCGGATTTTGACGCTCGCATTCGGATTGCAGATAGGCGGCGCATTCGGCAATTTCGTGGACAGGGTCAGGCTTGGCGAAGTTGTGGACTTCGTCGCGACCAAGATTCCCTGGTGGGCGGACGGGCGTTTCGGATGGATAGATTTTCCGGTCTTCAACGTTGCGGACGCAAGCGCGGTCGTCGGCACAATAATGATCGGACTCGTGCTGCTCATTCACGACATACGGGAAGCGCGCGCGCGGGCGCGGCACGCGCGCGATGAAACGGATGATGGAAAGTCTGACGGAATAGCGCATTCCGCGTCCGTTGAATTCGAAACATCGGGGCAGGGCGGCATCGGTTTAGGGGAATTCCAAAACGAATTTGCGGAGCCGCAGGCGGAGAGCGAAGCCGAACAGGCACCGGAGGAATCGGCGCATGAAGAGTAAGAAGCCCGTAATTGAGCTTCCTTCGGGGGCTGTCGTTGCTGGAGTGGACGAAGCAGGGGTGGGTGCGCTTGCGGGGCCGGTCGTCGCGGCCGCGGTTGTTTTGAATCCCGTCGCGCCCGCCGGGAGGCTCAAGGACAGCAAGCTGCTTTCGCCTTCGCAACGCGAGCATCTTGCAGCGGAAATCAAAACGTATGCGGTTGCCTGGTCGATTGCATTCGTAGCGCACACGGTGGTGGATTCGATAAACATCCTGCAGGCGCGGCTTTACGCGATGAGGCTCGCGGTCGAGCGCCTCGCGATTCGCCCGGATCAGGCGCTGATTGACGGCGACAGGCTGCCGGCCCCTTTCGGAATCGAACTCAAGGCGATTGTTGACGGAGACGACCTGGTTCCGGAGATTTCGGCGGCTTCGATACTGGCCAAAACCGCAAGGGACGCCTGGATGGAACGCGCGGCAATCGAGTATCCCGGATACGGTTTCGAGAAGCATTTCGGCTACTCGACCGAAGCGCACAAGGCGGCGCTGGAAAGGCTCGGGCCGTGTGCCATCCACCGCCGCACTTACGAGCCGGTGCGAAACAGCGAAACTCTGTTCGGGTCTTCGCCGGGATTGACCGACGCCGAAACGATAGAGATGCGATATGTTGATAAGTAATAACCGGTACCCATTTCAGTGGTACCCGATTTTTCGCCAACATGACCTTACGGAAACCTTGACATTGGACAAATCCGCGTTGCGCGGGTATAATGTCGTGTCCGTTCCTTCGGACGGTTTGGGTCGCAGTTTGTGAGGAGCGTACATTTAAAGTTGGGGAGCGTCGAGGAATCGCCCTTTCCCGAGGGCGCGCCGCCGCACATCCTTCTCTGCCTGGAATGCCTTTGCGCAAGCATTTGCCTTCACACAGCCAGCCCGTGATCGTCGGAATCGATCCGGGAAATCACAAGTGCGGAATCGCCGTGGTGGACAGGGCCGGTACGCGGATTTATTCCGAGGTCTGCCCGCGCCGCCTTCTGCAAAACAGGTTGTCGCCCATTTTTGCGCGGTATACGGTTTCGTACATTGCCGTTGGAAGCCGTACGGGTTCTGAAGGTGTGTTGCGTGAAATTGAATCAATGGGGTGCGGATATTCCACCGTCACGGTGGAAGAAGCGAAATCGACGCGCGAGGGGATGAGTCTATACGCATCAAGCGCGCCGGCCGGATTAAGCTGGCTTTACTGGCTCATGCTCATTCTCGGAATAGCGAAAGCGGACGGTTGGGCGGCGCTTGTCATCGCCCGCCGTAGCCTTCAATACGGCGCCGAAATCGCGGATGCTCCCGCCAATATTTAGCTTACAACCGCTTCAGCGGCGGATTCGCTGGCAAAAGGAGGTGATTCGTTGGGCCAGCAGCCGTCCTTCAAGCGATAAGTACTTTCGTTGTTACTGTGTAGTATGCCTTCAGGGTGCGATGGCTTTGCAAGGAAACTTGGATACTTGCGTTGGGCCGGTACCCCGAGGGTAATTCGAATCCAACGAGGTAAAAGATGAACAAGATTTACATGGTTTTCGCGGTGCTGGTTGCGTCGCTCATGCTTTCGACCGCCGCATTCGCCCAGGGACCGTTTACGGACGTTCCGTCCGATCACTGGGCGTACGCCGCTGTGAAGATGCTCAAGGACAACGGCCTGCTTCAGGGCTATCCCGACAACACCTTCCGCGGCGGACAGTCCATCACCCGCTACGAGATGGCCCAGGTCATCGCGCGCGTGTGGTACAAGGTTGAGGAAATGGCCGCTTCAGGCGGGGTTTCCGACGAAGTCAAGGCTCAGTTGGAGAAGCTCGCACAGGAGTTCCGCAGCGAGCTCGCCGACCTCGGCGTCCAGGTGGACGACATCATGGCCGCCCTTGACGAGCAGGGCAGCGAAATCGATCGCCTGCGCAGCATGATCCACGACACGAACGTGAACGGAATGATCCGTTTCCGCACCGGCGGTTTCGTGCAGAACAACGCGGCG
Encoded here:
- a CDS encoding TraR/DksA C4-type zinc finger protein, which gives rise to MATSKTINTDKFKEVLVEKQAAISKQIIGLRKKIKKSLDEGRVYERNSGDPDSDFVTESSEIERDEMMILQLEKNLHDIDDALKAIEGNYYGECQMCGKHIDPARLKVIPWAKYCYSCQNSLEKNQ
- the lspA gene encoding signal peptidase II is translated as MTRENQFKIGENPPGQAHFARAGEVADPTEQVSAQPEPDFEAAEAEASCGELVEMETESGLPADEGEELSQALRNKKDLVGAFFAISVIVVIADQLAKCLAVYKLGYLHKPFDSYWHFAAEYFTRFRAFPYRFGTDGYREPVEVIDGYLRWQLTTNTGAAFSWFRGHPEALALVSALLITLLFILYRRWGKSSRILTLAFGLQIGGAFGNFVDRVRLGEVVDFVATKIPWWADGRFGWIDFPVFNVADASAVVGTIMIGLVLLIHDIREARARARHARDETDDGKSDGIAHSASVEFETSGQGGIGLGEFQNEFAEPQAESEAEQAPEESAHEE
- a CDS encoding TatD family hydrolase; protein product: MIPLTDTHCHLYREYFNDLPEVIARMRERGVSLALVPGYDIATSKEALELASREPGLLAAAGIHPTADFSKLKRDMTELERICSENAGRIAAIGETGIDLHWSKDTLETQKELFAFHLSLARRFDKPVIIHTRESAPEVVQVLRESAYGGRGIFHCFDGSSETLEWAKKNGFGVSFAGNVTFPGGEALRRLASAVPDDLILVETDSPFLAPKPVRGSRNEPANVLYVLSAVAEIKGWTIEHAGEVIRANFARILSPGISGLTGE
- a CDS encoding ribonuclease HII, yielding MKSKKPVIELPSGAVVAGVDEAGVGALAGPVVAAAVVLNPVAPAGRLKDSKLLSPSQREHLAAEIKTYAVAWSIAFVAHTVVDSINILQARLYAMRLAVERLAIRPDQALIDGDRLPAPFGIELKAIVDGDDLVPEISAASILAKTARDAWMERAAIEYPGYGFEKHFGYSTEAHKAALERLGPCAIHRRTYEPVRNSETLFGSSPGLTDAETIEMRYVDK